The DNA region CGGCGACGCGGTCACCTGGCACGACGAGGCCCCCGCCGGGGTCCTCTGGTTCGAGCGCTCTGGTTTCGTGTGCACCGTCAACACCACCAAGGAGCCCGTACGCATCGCCGCCCCCGGCGACGTCCTCCTCTCCTCCTCGGGCCCCGTGCCCGTCACCGACGGCTCCGCCGACCTCCCCGGCGACACGACCGTCTGGTGGGAGATGTAACCCTCCAGCACGACACCGGCGTCGGTCGGGCTGACACCTAGCTGTCAGCCCGACCGACGCTCTTGTTTTCGCTCATGTGTCGCCCAATGGCACAAGCGGAGCGTTTCATGCGATCTTCCTGTCAATCTGACAGTAAGTGGTCTAGTGTGAAGTGCATGCCAGTTGAAGCATGGACACCGCCACCCGTACTGCTCACGGTCGATCTCGTCATCCTGACCCTGCGAAAGGGCCAACTATGCGTGCTCCTTGTAGAGCGAGCCGAGGATCCATTCGGCGGGATGCAAGCTCTCCCCGGAGGATTCCTCAACAACGACCGCGAGGAGATCTTGGACGCGGCTCGCCGTGAGCTGCAGGAGGAGACTGCGCTCGACATCGACCGCGTGCATCTGGAACAGCTCGCCATCTACGGCGCCGTTGACCGCGACCCCCGAGACCGGGTCGTCTCGGTCGCCCACCTGGCGATCGTGCCGGACTTACCCGAGCCGGTCGCAGGAACCGATGCCAAGGCAGCCGCCTGGGTCCCGGTAGAGGAAGTCCTGACCGGGGAGATCGACCTTGCCTTCGACCACCACCGGATCGTCACCGATGGTGTCGAGCGGGCCCGCTCACGCCTCGAGTTCACCGCGCTCGCGACCGCGTTCTGCACGGAGCCCTTCACCATCGCCGAACTCCAGCACGTCTACGAGACCGTATGGGGCACCGAGCTCGACACCCGGAACTTCTACAGGAAGGTACGTGCCGCCACCGGCTTCGTCGTGCCAGACGACGCCGGCTCCAAGAGCACGCGTGGACGGCCAGCGCAGCTCTACCGCGTCGGCCCGAGCTCCACACTCGCACCGCCGCTCACTCGGCCACCGTCGAGCGAGAAATCGATGAGAGAGGGATCATCCTAGATGTCGAAGAATCTGGTAGTGCTCCTCACCGCGATCAACACGGAGTACGACGCAGTGCGTCGTCGGCTCGTCGGGCCCACGCCGCACCTGCACAAGCACGGGACGCGGTTCGAGACAGGCACCGT from Nocardioides luteus includes:
- a CDS encoding NUDIX hydrolase, whose protein sequence is MPVEAWTPPPVLLTVDLVILTLRKGQLCVLLVERAEDPFGGMQALPGGFLNNDREEILDAARRELQEETALDIDRVHLEQLAIYGAVDRDPRDRVVSVAHLAIVPDLPEPVAGTDAKAAAWVPVEEVLTGEIDLAFDHHRIVTDGVERARSRLEFTALATAFCTEPFTIAELQHVYETVWGTELDTRNFYRKVRAATGFVVPDDAGSKSTRGRPAQLYRVGPSSTLAPPLTRPPSSEKSMREGSS